The Apium graveolens cultivar Ventura chromosome 10, ASM990537v1, whole genome shotgun sequence nucleotide sequence CACCTAGAAAAAGTTATAAGTGGCCGATTAAGTCACAAGATATGGAAATAGACGATGATAATTGCTTTGATGAAAAGACAGCAGAGCGTCACGAGGGATTGCGCAAAATGAATACATTAGTGGCTATAGAAGTAACTGGAGAATTTTTCCGTGATAAAGTTACTTCCAGGATACTTTACTTGGCACGCAGGAACATGTAAGATTACTGTCTTTCGCATCTACTTTCTGTTGATTTTACTGTTTTTGATATTTGTGTCATTCTGATCTCAACAGCTCGGCAACCGAGTATGACTGTTAACAGGATTAAATACATTTAATTTTAGATTTTTTAAGTACTTGGATTATCTATTTTAACTGAATATAATTCTCTCTTAGGCCGGTCATATGGGAATCTTTCATAGAGGGCTTGCAAATACTTGCAGCTAACTCATCAGCATTGAGAATTTCTAAAAATATTACGGCCGATGCTCTTTTGCAACTGACATCTGATGCACATAGAGTTTTCTCCCAGGAGTGCAACAGAAGTTCACATCAACAATTTCATGCTGTAATGGCTTCTGGTTCACTTATATCTTCTTCTGCACAGTGTCACGGAGCTACACATTCTGCACTTTGGCTTCCCATTGATATATTTCTAGAAGACACTATGGATGGGTCACAAGTTGTGGCTACAAGTGCCACTGAGACTGTTATTGGTATGTTATATTCTTTACACCAAGAATGTCGCAAGAAAAAACTCTGTCCAATTTCTTCGTGGATTGAGATTCTATCTTTTTTGTTAGTAGAGATGTCTGCGAGAGACTTAATCTTTTGATCATATATATTAAGTCCTACACAGGGACTATGTATTGACCAATTACAATGCGAGAGTTTTAAATATATTAActtgtaatagttatatttgtATCAGCACAACACAGGTATTATTGATgatcgaatatatatatatatatatatatatatatatatatatatattctaaagGATTGGCCGAATTACTTGCTGCAGGTTTGGTAAAGGCTCTTAAGGCAGTTAATCAGACCACGTGGCAGGATGCATTTCTTGGTCTATGGGTAGCAGCTTTACGTCTTGTGCAAAGGGTAGGCCCCTGGTTCTTTTCGTATCTCTACACTATCAGGAACAGACTAGAATTATTATTGTGTGATTGATCTAAAAGCACTAAATGAATTTAGTTCATAATGCAATTAAACCTCGCAATATTGAGGTCTAACTCATCAGAAAAGTCGGTCATAGGGCATTATGCAATTTCTCCTGCCTGACCTTTCTGTTCATAGGTGAGCTGATCCGGAAATCAAACCTCACATCACAATATTGAGGTCCAACTTTTTACTTATAAGTTGTACTTTAAACAAATCAGTGCCTTCAAATCTATCATTCAGATACTAAATATTGTCCAATACAGTAATTTAAAATTGCAGAAAAATACTAATATGACTTGTGCATTAAGAACCTCTTAGTACATGTTATAAAAGTTAATGACCAGTATTATTTACGTTTTTAGGTAAATTTTTATTCTTTTATTCTTTGAAATAGCACTATTATTACTTTTATTGACATTCTCTACTGTCATCTTCTTGTTGTTTAAGGAAAGAGACCCGAGTGAGGGTCCAGTTCCTCGACTCGACACATGCTTATGCTTGTTGTTGTCGATAACTCCACTGGCTATTATAAATATCATCGAGGAAGAGGAGAATTCTGCAATTGATGAAGCTAAGCACTGTTTTACAAATAAAAAGCAAGAGAAACTAACTCGTTTAGAACTTCGGAATGATTTGGTGTCCAGTGTGCAACAATTGGGTGATTATGAAGGCTTGCTTACTCCACCAGGATCAGTGAGTTCAGTTGCAAATCAAGCTGCTGCAAAAGCAATGATGTTTCTTTCTGGTCTAACAGTTGGTAGTGGGTACCTCGATGGTGTAACTTTGTCTGATATGCCAGTCAGCTGCGGTGAGTTTTCTGAATGTTCTAGGCTTTGTAATACACCACATTGAGATAAGTGTACAAGACAAAATGCACCCTGTGTTCTAGTTCTTTTGTGCATTTTAGTTTTTTCGCTTTAATTTCTTATAGAAAGTAGTTAAAGAGTGTACTAATATTTTACGTGGAATGCCCCAATTCGGATAAACCATAATATATAATTCAAGAAACCACTATGAAAATGAAATGAGAATACAACCGGGGTAAAACTTTTTACCTATTCTTAGCTTAAAAGCTGTTTTTTACACAtcttttttttaattaaaacCTACTTTCTTCTAATTTATGCAATCGATTCATAATACCCCCTTTGACTATTATGATAAAAGTTGATTTAAGTGTACAAGACAAAATGCACCCTGTGTTCTAGTTCTTTTGTGCATTTTAGTTTTTTCGCTTTAATTTCTTATAGAAAGTAGTTAAAGAGTGTACTAATATTTTACGTGGAATGCCCCAATTCGGATAAACCATATAATATAATTCAAGAAACCACTATGAAAATGATACGAGAATACAACCGGGGTAAAACTTTTTACCTATTCTTAGCTTAAAAGCTGTTTTTTACACAtcttttttttaattaaaacCTACTTTCTTCTAATTTATGCAATCGATTCATAATACCCCCTTTGACTATTATGATAAAAGTTGATTTATCATTGTCACGTTAGAATTTTGTTTAGGTAAACACTACGGTTTGAAATTTTCCAAGTTGGGTGTTTAACATTTTTTTGGTAGTCTGCATTGTTTTTACTTTTTACTTTATAGCTGCCTAGGAAATAGGCAAGGGCTACCTCTTTGCATTATGTATGGTCAAACATTTAGGATTTTTTTGGGTGAAAATTGAGAAAAAAAGAGGACCttaaatcaagaaaacacatgaAAAAATTGAGGGTATAATCGGAAATTTGCGTATAAAATAGATTATGTAACTAACTACAACTTTAAGTTTGATGAACTTTTGTATGTAtatgttatatacttgtgtttgTCAGTATCAGTAGTTAATCGATGACATCAATTGGATTAATTTTTAttgtataaaataaaattaataatacaATACATCCTAGTAAATTCCTCGACTGTTGGATAATTCACTAAAAGATACCCTAACCGCCATAGACTTGCCCAGATATTTTTAAATCCCTTGCAACATCTAACGCGTGTATGTTCTTGTAAATACATATAAAGTAACAGCAGTCACACAGGACACGTGCTGTGGCATTAATAGTTAAATTGTTCTTTACTTTTTTTTAATGTTTGTCTTGACGAATATCTGACAGCGGTATATATACATCAATTTATTATCTCGTGCAGCTGGAAACATGCGTCATCTAATTGTTGAGGCATGTATAGCTAGGAACCTTTTAGACACATCAGCATATACATGGCCGGGATATGTCAAAGGACGCAGCAACCAAATACCTCGTAGTGTTACTGGCCAGATGCCTGGCTGGTTATCATTGATGAACGGCTCTCCTTTAACTCCATCCCTGATAAGTGCTTTGGTTAAGACTCCAGCTTCTAGGTATTCTCAGCTTCAATTTTCGTTTACACCCTTTTAAGGTTACTACTTAAAGGGCTTTGTAGTATAAATAGTTACCTAATCGCATCAGAATATTTTTTAAATGCATTCTTGTACCCATTAATTACTAGTGTTGATAAGTGCTATTATGAATAACAAAATCAATTTTTTCCTGTGTCTTGTGCTTAGTATTCTGGATAGGTTCATCACATTGTAATTATACTAGGTTGGAATTAaagtaattatttttttaatggTCACTTTAGAGTTTAGACCGAGTGCAGGTATTCTGCTTTAATTGATTCCATCAGAGTTTAACAATATGTTCAATAATTAGCAGTGGAATATATTCGTAGATTGaaattatcttttattatttagAATAAATACTTTGATCCTTGATAATTGTTTGAACCCTCTCGGTTTGATCTCTGCCTGTAGTTGATTTCCGTTTTCTTTTATGCACTTCTATGTAAaatatttttacttttaaaaaaatGCTAGTGGAGCTTCTTATATTTGTAAACAGTTAATTGGTAGGACTTGTATTATTGAAAAAGGCATGGTAATTTTTTCTAGTGAAGTCACATTATTTGAGCCGACGAGTATGGTTTCTACTTTaaaagtgtatatatatatatatgtatatgtatatgcatgtGTGACTGTGTGTCAAAATTTTATATATGGGACTCGCAACAATTTTAATTTGTGAATATATTGAAAGAGGAATAGTTCACACTTCTCTTAGGTTCTTTAGATTTAAATTTGAAGTAaataattatgatattttacTAATATAAAATAATAACTATGGCATGGGCCGTGGACCCCCATCCCAACTTATTAATATGAGGTATATATCAATATTGTGCTTTTTTACCTTCTAATAACAAAATCTCATTTATCTATGATAAATTTGCAATTAAGATGATATTATAAtaaactaaattaaaaattctgtACTAGTTCAATTAAAATTTTTGTACCTCCCCACACTGAGGCTGGCCATCCCAATTCCTGAGAGTTGAGACAATGTATATCAAATGCTCTATGTTTGTAACATTACCCAGTGGTATGGCAACTGAATTTAAGCTCATGGATTTAATGAAAGCTTATCGGAATTAGAGAAAGTATATGAGATTGCAGTCAGTGGTTCAGATGAGGAGAAGATATCAGCAGCAACTATTCTCTGTGGAGCATCCCTTACTCGTGGTTGGAATATACAGGTGACACTTTTTTTCTTTACTAAAATTTGACTCTTTAGTTATAGATCTTTGCATTTTTTAAAATGGTTTAACTTTCGTGCTTGTAGGAGCATACTGTTGTTTTCATCACAAGGCTACTGTCACCTCCAGTTCCTGCAGAGAGTTCTGGTGAAAGTTACTTGATAGCTTGTGCTCCATATTTAAATGTGATTTTTCTCGGAGTGACGACTATTGATTGTGTTCAGATATTCTCCATACATGGATTGGTAGGTTAAATTTTTTGTTTATTATTTCTTCATGTTATTTCTGAATTTTCTTCTTTGCGCAAGAAGATCGACGCATCTGAAACAATTATATTTGTTCTCCAGAGAGAAAGCTTCCAACTCAGTCCCCCCACGTAATATGATAAATATTGTGTACTTATATAAGATAATAAATTAAGTATGAAATTCTTGCCCCTATATGTAATTAAGTTCTGGTCCCAGTATGTATTAAAGTTCCTGTCTGAATATGTATGTCAGTGTCACCTTACTTTTCTGGAAGGAATATTGTTCACGCTCTGTTGTGATGACGGAGTATAGCTAATACACTACCCTCTCCTTTTCAGATTCCAGAACTTGCTGGTGCATTAATGCCCCTATGTGAGTTCTTTGGATCCTGCTCCCCGAGTGTTTCTTGGACTCTGAAATCAGGAGAGGAGTTGACGCCTCATGCCGTGTTCTCCAATGCCTTCACCCTTCTTCTGAAATTGTGGAGATTTTATCAGCCTCCTCTTGAACATGTGATGGCAGACAAAGCTCTGGTTGGTACCCAGATGACTCCTGAAGACCTCTTACACGTATGCAATTCCCGATTAGCATCCGTAGGGAACTTCCGCCAGGAGCCGACCAAGAGATTGTCAAGGCTTTCAAGTATGCCGTCTACAGAACCCATTTTTATGGATTCTTTTCCCAAGCTAAAACTTTGGTACCGCCAACATCAAGCATGTATTGCATCACCTCTTTCTAGCCTTGTACCCGGGACACCGGTTTACCAGATTTTTGATGGGCTCCTGAACATGATGtttagaaaagtaaataaaagtgGTCAATCCGTGACTCCCACAACTTCTGGGAGTAGTAATTCATCTGGTTCTGCAGCTGAAGATATTTCTCTACGTATCAGGGTACCAGCTTGGGATATTCTGGAAGCTGTTCCATTTGTGCTTGATGCTTCTTTGACCGCATGTGCCTATGGAAAACTTTCACCCCGAGAACTGGCAACAGGTTAGATGAATGTGCtctgtttttttttttttgaattagaAATTTTGGTGCCTCTGATGATGGGCAAGTTCAACAGGACGAAGCTCTGAGGAAATTCAGTTAGGTTCCACAAATGTTTTGGAGACTTGGGGGAGATTCAAATCTCCCCAGTCTATAATCTATTTAAGTTTTGTTAAAGTTTGAAATCAAGCATGTATTTGTGTTGCAATCTTTGAACTTTTTGCTATTTATATTTATCTCGTGTTTCGCTGAATGTTAGCTTCTGTTATCAGTGTTGACACTTAAAAACTGCTAATTTTATCGTCTTTCTGTTTTTCTCTTTCCATGATGTGATGCTCCTAAATTCTTGTTGTATAAGGATATCCAGGGTTTACCTGTCAAAATATTAGTAAACCAATTTTATGATAAAGCTATAGTTATCTACATTTGTTTTGAAGTACTTTGTTAATTTCAGGGCTCAAAGATCTTGCTGATTTTCTTCCCGCATCCTTGGCAACCATTGTAAGTTACTTTTCAGCTGAAGTGACTCGAGGTCTTTGGAAACCTGCCTCCATGAATGGAACTGACTGGCCTAGCCCTGCTGCCAATTTAGCCATGATTGAGCAACATATACACAAAATTTTGGCCGACACTGGTGTAGATGTACCAAGTCTCGGGGCAGGTTTGTTCTAGTCAGAAtcatttttttataataattggTACAGTAGTTTCACTAAGGTTTTTGCACCTCTTGATCTCTTGATCTCTTGATTGAACATTATATTCTCTATTCCCTAAAGCACAAGTGGAAACCTCACAAATTGGATTCACCACAGGAAAGCTCACTTGTGaaaatttttaagaaaatttcttTTGCTAATAGTTAGGATTTGATAAAATCTGATCGAAAATTAGCAGAAGAAGGTTGATCTGACGAGTTTGCTCATCCTGTATTTGGATGAAGAAATTTAGGTGAAACCTTAAAATGTATATAAATGTGCTATTATGTGAATGGAAAGAGCTGTTGAGAATTATAATTATTGACCTAGTTTTAACGACTTCTATTTTTGTAGTTGGGAGTGCTCCTGCCACCCTTCCTTTACCATTGGCTGCTCTTGTAAGCCTAACAATTACCTATAAACTCGATAGGGAAACTGATCGTTATCTGAACCTTGTCGGACCTGCCCTGAATACACTTGCTGCTGGTTGTCCGTGGCCATGCATGCCCATCATAGCATCTCTATGGGCTCAAAAGGTAAAGCGTTGGAGTGACTTCCTAGTTTTTTCCGCTTCCAATAATGTGTTCCAACATGATAGCCAGGCCGTAGTTCAGCTTCTCAGGGTCTGCTTCAGATCCACTCTCGGGCTGAATTCCTCTCCCATATTAAATAGTGGTGGTGTTGGAGCCCTTCTTGGTCATGGTTTTGGATCTCATATATCTGGTGGACTTGCTCCAGTTGCCCCAGGCATACTCTACTTGCGTGTTCACCGATCTGTCAGAAATGTTATGTTTATGTCAAAAGAAATAGTCACTCTTTTAATGGATTCTGTTAAAGATATTGCTACTAGTGGATTGCCTGCAGAGAAACTAGAGAAGCAGAAAAAAACCAAGTACGGAATGAGATACAATCAAGTCTCTCTTGCTGCAGCAATGACACGTGTCAAGCTGGCAGCTTCACTGGGGGCTTCAATAGTTTGGATAACAGGTGGAGCAAGTTTTGTTCATTCTTTGATAAAAGAATACTTGCCTACATGGTTTATATCAGTAAATGAGTCGGCTTGTGAAAAAGGGGAATCAGGAGGAATACTTGCAATGCTAAGAGGTTATGCTCTTGCCTACTTCTCAATGCTTTCCGGAACATTTGCATTGGGTATAGGCTCGGCGATAACTGCTCCAAAACGACGACCACATGTTCTTGGGAAACACTTAGCATTTATAGCCAGTGCACTCGATGGAAAGATATCCCTTGGTTGTTGCGGGGCAACATGGAGAGCATATGTTACCGGTTTTGTGAGCCTGATAGTTGGTTGCGCTCCTGCATGGATGCTGGATGTAGACATAAAGATATTGAAGAGTTTAAGCAAGGGATTGAGGGAGTGGGGCGAGGAAGAACTAGATCTGGCCCTACTGGGAGTTAGTGGCATTCGTGCAATGGGCGCGGCTGCTGAACTGATAGTTGAAAATAGATTTTGAAGTTGCATTAGGTTAAGATGATATATGTATTCAAAATTTCTATAGCTTCGAGTAGGGATAGTATAATGTACAAAAAATGTAGAATGTTTTCAGTTTCTAAAGCTTAATATGTTTTTTAGTTGACCAATGTCAGCAGTTTCTCATGTCAAATTGCAGTTGTAGATAGTTACTCATGGAACTAGAGTAGGGATAGCTCAAATCTATCTCAAATAACGTTATAATGGAACCAAACGTTAAGTTGTCCTATTAGTTTTGTTTGATTTTAATGGTCAAATATTATGGTCATCTGACTATATAGTTTCCAGTTTCCAATACTGAATAAGTAAACTAGAATTGAGCTACATTTGATCAAAGCTTAAGCTTTTTAGTTGAAATTCCCAGAATGAGAAAGTAACAAGACAGGTTGCTGCGGTCCTTAATATGCACAGATTAATGCTTGAGCCAGTCCTTCCCAGCAGCAAACAAATGGCGTGAAGAGAACAGGGGAACAATATGACACCGAAGATGCCTCATATGATCCTAATGCTGGTGTGAATCATGCTCAGAACCCCAGGGATGACGAAGGAAGTATTCAAGGCAATGATAAATACAGATAAAGTGATACAACTTACAACAAGTGTTATGATATTATTTGTGATAAAACATAGGTAAATATGAAATATGGAGAAAACCAACATTATTCACAACTATACCTGATAAGCAAATCTACCAAACAATATCTTTCCTAATAAACTAATGTGGAATGAAAAACTATGTGACTCGTGGCCTTCAGCAGGGACAGGGAGGCGGTGTACAGAGAGGGGAGTGAGAAGCACCTTTTGCTGAGAGAAGCGGCCAACTTGGAACCTGTAATATTCCGAAAAGGAGCCTCCACGGTCAGTCACCGAATTGAGTAATGGTGAAGCACAAGATGTCACCTCCCAAATGAAGTATCTTGGGTGATTAGTCAAGTATGTCGGGTCCAAATGGGGAGCAAGAGGACCAGAAACCTCAAGGCACTTCTTGGTGAGAATATCATAGGCAGTGATGCCACTTTTACCGATTAAATAGATAATGTTGTCCATGGGGGAAGACGCTGGTTGGCCTGGCTAGGACAACATTTTATCGTCAAAACAAACCCaatgattgttgttgttgtttgcCAGCAGTCATTCTT carries:
- the LOC141689915 gene encoding mediator of RNA polymerase II transcription subunit 33A-like translates to MVMNSQQETIWDSVIELTKLAQHRATDPLTWAVQLSSTLSSAGVSLPSIEAAKLIVDYICWENSVPITWKFLEMALSMKILPPMLVLALLSVRVVPCRRRQPAAYRIYMELLKRHAFSLSSQIIGQHYQKIMESVDEVLQLSKSFGLEACEPGILVVEFVFSIVWQLIDASLDDEGLIELAPRKSYKWPIKSQDMEIDDDNCFDEKTAERHEGLRKMNTLVAIEVTGEFFRDKVTSRILYLARRNMPVIWESFIEGLQILAANSSALRISKNITADALLQLTSDAHRVFSQECNRSSHQQFHAVMASGSLISSSAQCHGATHSALWLPIDIFLEDTMDGSQVVATSATETVIGLVKALKAVNQTTWQDAFLGLWVAALRLVQRERDPSEGPVPRLDTCLCLLLSITPLAIINIIEEEENSAIDEAKHCFTNKKQEKLTRLELRNDLVSSVQQLGDYEGLLTPPGSVSSVANQAAAKAMMFLSGLTVGSGYLDGVTLSDMPVSCAGNMRHLIVEACIARNLLDTSAYTWPGYVKGRSNQIPRSVTGQMPGWLSLMNGSPLTPSLISALVKTPASSLSELEKVYEIAVSGSDEEKISAATILCGASLTRGWNIQEHTVVFITRLLSPPVPAESSGESYLIACAPYLNVIFLGVTTIDCVQIFSIHGLIPELAGALMPLCEFFGSCSPSVSWTLKSGEELTPHAVFSNAFTLLLKLWRFYQPPLEHVMADKALVGTQMTPEDLLHVCNSRLASVGNFRQEPTKRLSRLSSMPSTEPIFMDSFPKLKLWYRQHQACIASPLSSLVPGTPVYQIFDGLLNMMFRKVNKSGQSVTPTTSGSSNSSGSAAEDISLRIRVPAWDILEAVPFVLDASLTACAYGKLSPRELATGLKDLADFLPASLATIVSYFSAEVTRGLWKPASMNGTDWPSPAANLAMIEQHIHKILADTGVDVPSLGAVGSAPATLPLPLAALVSLTITYKLDRETDRYLNLVGPALNTLAAGCPWPCMPIIASLWAQKVKRWSDFLVFSASNNVFQHDSQAVVQLLRVCFRSTLGLNSSPILNSGGVGALLGHGFGSHISGGLAPVAPGILYLRVHRSVRNVMFMSKEIVTLLMDSVKDIATSGLPAEKLEKQKKTKYGMRYNQVSLAAAMTRVKLAASLGASIVWITGGASFVHSLIKEYLPTWFISVNESACEKGESGGILAMLRGYALAYFSMLSGTFALGIGSAITAPKRRPHVLGKHLAFIASALDGKISLGCCGATWRAYVTGFVSLIVGCAPAWMLDVDIKILKSLSKGLREWGEEELDLALLGVSGIRAMGAAAELIVENRF